Genomic segment of Paenibacillus sp. FSL R5-0912:
CTGCTTGCGTCGGTCCGGCTGGACCGGGGCCTGATCCCCTTAATGCTGGAACAGGGAAAAGGTGTGATTATTCATATCTCTTCAATTCAAAGAGTGCTGCCGCTGGTCGAATCCACTATTCCTTATGCAGCCGCTAAGGCAGCGCTAAGCAATTACAGTAAAAGCCTCTCCAAAGAATTCTCTCCACAAGGTATCCGTGTAAACCGTGTTGCCCCTGGATTCATTCAAACGACAGCGGCAGATGCCATGATGGAGAATATCGCCAAGGTTACGGGCAGTGCTGAAAGCGCGCTGCAGTCTGTAATGGATGCGCTGGGCGGGATTCCGCTGGGCCGTCCCGGCTTCCCCGAGGAAGTAGGCGAGCTGGTAGCTTTCCTGGCCTCCGACCGAGCAGCATCCATTACAGGTGCTGAATATGTGATAGACGGAGGAACCGTGCCTACGGTATAAGCATCAGACGTACTTTCACTTTCACTGGCAAGCAGGAGCAAATCTGCGCTAAAAGATAAAGAACAGACCGGGAAGCGGCTTAATGGCTGCTCCAGGCTGTTCTTTTTGTCTTATTCGGGATATCATTTCTTAAGAAAAGCAGCATTAATCTTTAGCTATTCTTTAGATTTGGTTTAGACTGGATTAAGAATGGCAGGCTATAGTTACAGTTAGCGCAGCTTGCACAACTAGATAGAGGGGGATTTCACCATGTATACCATTCTCATAGCTGATGATGAATCGGAGATTGTAGAGCTTCTGCAGCTGTATCTGGAGAAGGAATACAACATTCTGCAAGCACAGAACGGAATCGAGGCGCTGAAGCAGATGCAGAATAACAAGATAGATCTGGCTATTCTCGATATTATGATGCCGGGGATGGACGGGCTGCAGCTGCTGAAGCGGATTCGTGAGCATGAGCATTTCCCGGTGCTGTTCCTGTCAGCCAAGAGCCAGCATCATGATAAAATCTTAGGTCTTGAGCTGGGAGCAGACGATTATATCTCGAAGCCCTTCAATCCGCTGGAGATCGTTGCCCGTGTCGGGGCTCTGCTGCGGCGGGTGCATCAGTTCGATGCCAAGGCTATAGAAGAAGAACAGACGAAAGAACAGATTGTGCTCGGACGGTTAACGCTTGACCGGAGCAGCTGTCAGGTTGAGGTATCCGGCGAACCGGTAGCGCTGACTTCTACCGAATACAAAATCCTCGAACTGCTGATGGAGCAGCCGGGCCGGGTATTTACGCGCAAGAAGATTTATGAGGCCGTCTGGGAAGACTTCTATGTCTATGAGGACAACAGCATTATGGTGCATATCAGCAATATCCGCGATAAGATCGAGCGTGATTCCAAGAAACCGGAATACCTGAAGACGATCAGGGGATTGGGGTACAAAATTGAAGCACCCGTGGAAAAGTAGAGATAACCGCCCGCTGCAAACGTCGCTGACGATCGACTTTCTGCTGTTCAACTGTATGCTGGTGATGCTTGTACTGGTGGTCTATCTGTTCATCCAGAAGGATATCACCCACGTCATCATGGAGAAACTGATCCCCG
This window contains:
- a CDS encoding response regulator transcription factor, whose translation is MYTILIADDESEIVELLQLYLEKEYNILQAQNGIEALKQMQNNKIDLAILDIMMPGMDGLQLLKRIREHEHFPVLFLSAKSQHHDKILGLELGADDYISKPFNPLEIVARVGALLRRVHQFDAKAIEEEQTKEQIVLGRLTLDRSSCQVEVSGEPVALTSTEYKILELLMEQPGRVFTRKKIYEAVWEDFYVYEDNSIMVHISNIRDKIERDSKKPEYLKTIRGLGYKIEAPVEK
- a CDS encoding SDR family oxidoreductase translates to MTITYANPLTEYEGKKILVTGGTKGMGEAIVNRFKAAGAEVMTTARTLPSGLADADLFVQADLSAKEGVEKVIAAVKERFGSIDIVVNNIGGSSTPPGGFLAASDEHWMDALNLNLLASVRLDRGLIPLMLEQGKGVIIHISSIQRVLPLVESTIPYAAAKAALSNYSKSLSKEFSPQGIRVNRVAPGFIQTTAADAMMENIAKVTGSAESALQSVMDALGGIPLGRPGFPEEVGELVAFLASDRAASITGAEYVIDGGTVPTV